In the genome of Pangasianodon hypophthalmus isolate fPanHyp1 chromosome 23, fPanHyp1.pri, whole genome shotgun sequence, one region contains:
- the lrrc3b gene encoding leucine-rich repeat-containing protein 3B codes for MTPLDLWLSRSIPMCLLLQSLVLMALCFPSASMCPKGCVCQRAEYPPYGLNVTCSLAELKEIPSDLPADTVLLQLDRNQIHAVPERAFQDLRMLRRLNLSHNSVETLGESAFVGLEASLELLDLSHNRIVSVHKDAFARLKARVLVHDNPWHCDCALQQALGGMAHNHEAAARVLCRSSELRDQEGRPFLAVDADLCNLARRTTDYAMLVTMFGWFAMVISYVVYYVRQNQEDARRHLEYLKSLPSKPRKPDEPEDISTVM; via the coding sequence ATGACTCCGCTGGACCTGTGGCTCTCGCGCTCCATCCCCATGTGCCTCCTGCTGCAGAGCCTGGTGCTCATGGCCCTCTGCTTCCCATCGGCCAGCATGTGCCCCAAAGGGTGCGTGTGTCAGCGGGCCGAGTACCCGCCCTATGGCCTCAACGTAACCTGCAGCCTGGCGGAGCTCAAGGAGATACCGTCGGACCTGCCTGCAGATACGGTGCTCCTCCAACTGGATCGCAACCAAATCCATGCTGTGCCTGAGCGCGCCTTCCAGGACCTGAGGATGTTACGCAGGCTGAACCTGTCCCATAATTCAGTGGAGACGCTAGGCGAGAGCGCGTTTGTTGGCCTGGAGGCCTCGCTGGAGCTTCTCGACTTGTCACACAATCGCATCGTGAGCGTGCACAAGGATGCATTCGCACGGCTGAAGGCGCGTGTACTGGTGCATGACAACCCATGGCATTGCGACTGTGCATTGCAGCAGGCACTCGGCGGCATGGCACACAATCATGAAGCGGCAGCGCGCGTCCTGTGCCGCAGCTCTGAGCTGCGGGACCAGGAGGGACGTCCGTTCCTGGCAGTGGACGCCGATTTGTGCAACCTGGCCAGACGCACCACCGACTACGCCATGCTGGTGACCATGTTCGGCTGGTTCGCCATGGTCATCTCCTATGTCGTCTACTACGTCAGGCAGAACCAGGAGGATGCACGGCGCCACCTGGAGTACCTCAAGTCCCTACCGAGCAAACCCAGGAAGCCAGACGAACCAGAGGACATCAGCACCGTGATGTGA